DNA from Anaerolineae bacterium:
TGGGCATACTCTGGATGGCTGTGGTGATAGTCAAAAAAGCGCATGCCGTGGGTGTGGGCAAAAGCGTTGCCGCCGGTTTCCACGGCGTGCAGCAGATTGCCCCAGGCGGCATAGGCCTCTTCGCCGGACAGAATGATAAACTCTCGTTGCGATTGGGGATGGTCTGATAGCAGAAATTCGGAAACCTTTGATAAGGTGTAACGGCCGGCGCTATCCTGCTCAAAAACGCCCAACTCATGCAGGTAGCGCAAAACTCGATCCAAAGGGTCGGCCTGAACCTTGAGTTCGCGGGCCAGCGTGTCAGCATCTTTTGGCCCCTGGGCCAGGCTGTCGGCCACCTTCAGCTTGGCGGCCACGTACAGGCATTGGGCCTGCTCGTAGGCCGCGGCCATATCTATCATGCGCAAATCGGGTGGGGTGCGCGACTCCACAAATTTGGTCAGCTTATTGGCCAGCCAGGTGCCAAGTTTGAAGTCAATCCAGGAAGATAGTTTGAGTTGGGCATCCATGGTTATGTTTCTCCTATTTTATTCGTCCCCCAGCAGAGAGGGGCGTAGCCTGAATGAGGGCAGGGGGACAGAATTAGCGCGGATATTCCTGCCCGGCAAAAACATGAAAGCGCATGAACTCATATTTGCTGGGGTTGTACAGCAGCAACATTTGCGGCTGGCGCACGTAAGCCCAGTATGATTCGGCAAAATCCTCAAACTCGTCGGTGGAGGCGTAGGCGGTAACAAAGCCGGCGTTTTGCTGGTGTAATTCGTCCCATTGATTGGCCAATTCCAGGTCATCTACGCGCATGTTGTAGTGCACGTTGTGGCCTATTTCGTGGACCAGCGTATCCAGAATTTCGGCGGGACCGGCATACCCCCCGGCCACGGGATACACGGAAATCCAGCGGATGAGGGGCATAAAACGTCCTGAGGCGGGGGTGGCTTGCACGTCCGTGAGCCGGTCAACGTATCTGATCTTTAGGCAATGGTCAAGATGTTCTACCGGAATCGTTTGGCGTAAATAGGCTTGCACCTCTTTATTGGTGATCAGGCCGCTGGCTTCAAAATTGGCAATATCGTGAATACAATTGACCGCGGTGGGGCGAGGGGTGGGAGTGGTAGTTTGGGAAATTACCGGGGTGCCGGTGGGCGTGGGCAGGGCCGTTTGGCCGGCGGTGGCCGTTGGCGGCGGGGTTGACGTGCCGGTGGGCGCGGTGGTAGAAGTAGCGGGAAGTGGTTGGGCCACCACGGCGGGCGGCTCGGCCTGGGACGGCGGGTTTTTGAGCATGATCAAAATGGCGCAAAGCATGAGGGCAAAAATGCCCGCAGCCAGGGCGGCCAAGCTGCCGATGATGAGGGTTTGCGGCCTGGTCATCAGGTTTTGTACCCCTGAGGATGCGTTTTGTGCCACTGCCAGGCGTGGCTGATAATGGTTTCCAGGTCAGGGTATTGGGGCGTCCAGCCTAATTCCTGGCGAATGCGGCTTGAGTCGGCCACCAGGGCCGGAGCGTCCCCGGGCCGGCGCGGGGTAAACTCGGTGGGGATGGGGTGGCCGGTAACGCGGCGGGCCGTTTCCAGCACTTGCAGGTTGGAATACCCGGCCCCGTTGCCCAGGTTATAGATCATCTTTTCCCGTTTATCAAGCGCCTCCAGGGCCAGCAGGTGGGCAGAACTGAGGTCAAGAATGTGAATGTAGTCGCGGATGCAGGTGCCGTCGGGGGTGGGGTAGTCGTTGCCAAACAGCGTGAATTTTTCTTGTTGGCCCAACGGCACCCGGAGAATATTGGGGATGAGATGGGTTTCCGGCTCGTGAGCCTCGCCGCGCTCGCCGGAAGGTAAGGCCCCGGCGGCATTAAAGTAACGCAGGGCCGCATAGCGCAAACCGTAAAGTCGGTGGTACCAGCTCAATATTTGCTCGATCATCAGTTTGGTCTGGCCGTAAACGTTGGCTGGGCCGGTGGGGTCATCCTCGGTCAGAGGGGTATCCTTGCCGGCATAAATCCCGGCCGTGGATGAAAAAACAAAACGGGGCACGTTGTGTCTTACTACCGCTTCAATCAAGTTGAGGCTGCCGGTCACGTTGTTGCCAAAATATTCACCCGGCTGGCGCATTGATTCTCCGGCTTCGATGAAGGCCGCAAAGTGAAGCACTGCTTCAAAATTGTCTTCAGCCAATACCTGCTGCAACGCCTTTTCATCCAGCAGGTCGCCTTGCACAAAACGAGCCTCTTGGGGTATAGCGGCCCGGTAGCCATGGATGAGGCTATCGAAGATGGTTACGGTATGTCCGGCCCGCAATAGGTCTGCGGCCACAATGCTGCCAATGTAACCGGCCCCGCCGGTGACTAAAACTTTCATTCAAACGTAATCCTTTCCTTTTGTCAGGGCCTTGTGTAGTTCATCAAGGCGTGGTCAATCATATTTTTTTGGGTGCGTCATTGGTCGGTGGTGGTTACGGCGCAGATATGCCCATTAGCAGAGTCCTCGGTCATCAATCTCCCAAACAGATGCCCAATTCGCGGGCGGTCTGGATGAGGTCGCTGTCCAGGGGCACTAATTTGATTTGTTTGGTGGCTTCGGCCAGGGGCACGTAACGCACGCCAGGCGAGTCCAGGGCGACCATGACGTTACGATGTCCCGCGGCCAAGCCACGTACGGCTGCTGCGCCAAAACGCAAGGAAATGAGGCGGTCAAAAGCCGTTGGCGTGCCGCCCCGCAAGAGATGGCCCAACACCACCGCCCGGGCATCCTGACCGGTGAGGGCCTGTAACTCCTCGGCTACCTTTTGGCCGATACCGCCCAGCCGTTTGACCCCGCCGGGCCGCTCCACCATAGAAACCGTTCCCGCTGTGGGCCGCGCTCCTTCGGCCACCACTGCCAGGGAAAAATGATGCCCCTCTTGCCGGCGGGCTTTGATTTTGGCCACTACCCGGTTGAGGTCGTATGGAATTTCCGGGATGAGGATGGCATCGGCGGTGCCGGCCACGCCGGCATGCAGGGCAATCCAACCGGCGTGCCGGCCCATCACTTCGACCACCATAATGCGGCTGTGGGCGTGACCGGTAGCGTGCAGGCGGTCAATGCACTCGGTGGCAAAGGAGACGGCGGTATCAAAGCCAAAGGTGACGGCGGTTGGGGCCAGGTCGTTGTCAATGGTTTTGGGCACGCCCATTACGGCCAGACCCTTTTGGGAGAGGGTATGGGCAATGGAGAGCGCGCCGTCGCCGCCAATGGCCACCAGCACATCCAGTTGGTGTTGTTTGAAGGCTGCAATCAATTCGTCTGAGCGGTCTTTGAGTTGAAGTTGACCATCCGAGCCGGGCATAGGGTATTCAAAAGGGTTGCCTTTGTTGGTGGTGCCTAAAATGGTGCCGCCCAGATGCGTGATGCCACGCACCGCTTCGCGGGTCAGGTGAATGAGGCCGCCGTTGGGGTATCGTGCCGGGGCCAACAGGCCATCGTAACTATCGCGGATGCCGTAACATTGCCAGCCGTAGTTGAGGGCGGTGATGACCACGGCCCGGATCACGGCGTTAAGGCCGGGGGCATCGCCGCCGCCGGTCATTACGGCAATATTTTTGAGGGACGGGGTGACGGTTGTTTTCATTAGCGACAGTATTTAGCCTTTGCTTGGGCAAAGGTTTGGGGGAGATGCGTAGGAAGGGGATACTCGCCGGGGTCCCCTCCATTTTTCTTCAATTCTTGCCAGTATTTGCGGTATATTCTTAAGTTGTTGCGATACCGCGTTTCCAGCGCGTATTGATCTTTATCGTATGAACTGGGTTTGGGGGTTAAACGGTCCAACGCGCAGCTTGATTTAGCAATATCTGAAAATCCCACAAAACCGATGATGTTCCCGTGATAAGTGCTGTAAAGAAAAAACTTTGAAGCCAGAATTCTGCCGTCAGTAGTATAGGAAGTGAAAAGCCCAAAGAGACAGCAGCAAATCATGGGCAGTACCACCACCGCTAAACAAGCTCCTCTTCGGGCCAGTTTATTTTCTTCTTCTGCAGACAGTTTTTCCGGTTGACCGTAGCTCATGGCAAAAGTGGGGGCCGCTCTTGTTTCAGCGGGCCGCTTGCCTCTTTAGTTTAACCTGGTCAGATTTTAGCACAATCGAATTGAATTACCAAAGTAAGCGCCGGGTTGTATCAGGGCGTCAGGAGCAGCGTGGTTATCTGAACAGCGTGGTCAGGTTGAGGTTGGCCGGCCAGAGTGACCGGCAGCCGGTGGCCGGCAGCGGGATCATACATGCCCACCAGCAGGCGATATTCGCCGGGCGGTGCGCCTTCGCGGAGAGTCAGGGTGTAGCGATCAACCACGGTATCATTTTTGAGCCAGGCCGTGGTGGGATAACGGCCGGCCTGGGGCGGATTGTCCCACTGCGCCCACACCTGCCCATCCGGGCCGAGCAGTTGGGTGAAAATGGTGTAGTCGGCGGGAATGGGGTCGGTATTTTGCCAGTAAAGCGCCAATTCAATTTTAGATTTTAGATTTACGATTTCTGATTTGGGTAGTAAATCATAGCCGGTTAGTTGGATAGACTCGCCGAGTTGGGCGGAGAGGGGATAAGGCGGCGGGGAATCGTGGGCCGGGTCGAGGAGGCGGAGGGTGAGGGGGTAGAGGTTATGTCTCAAAGTATCTTGGAGGGCCAAAGTTTCCTGGTCGTTGATGATAGGCAGGTATTCAAAGCCATCAGGTAGGTTTTTGTCCTGCCGGAGCAGGCTGAGTTCGAGTTGGTAGAGGCCGGGGGGCGTGTCCGGTTCAAGTTGAAGGGAGTAGGTTTCTTCGACAATTTCGGTGGGCGTCCATAATACATTGGGGTAGCGGTCGCCCAAAACGGTGACGCGCTCGCCGCCAACCATAAAATCCTTATCCAGCAGTTTGAGGGAGATGATCAGCGGGTCGGCCATCCAGCGGTGGGCTTGCCAGCGAACGGTTAGGGGGAGCGGGGAGGCAGAAGGGAGGAGGGAGTAAGGAGTAGGGGGAGGGGCGGATGTGGAGATTTGGCCAAGATCAAGGGATGGTTGGTCAGAAAGTTGTAGGGAGAGGGGGGCAAGGGTGTGACTGAAGGTTAAGGTGGAGGTGAGGGGGGCCAAAACACGGTCTCGGAGGGAGAGGGTGAGGCTGGGCAAAAAAGTATCTGAGACAGCCTGGTAGGTTCCGTTGGGCAGAGTGGGGGCGGCGATGAAATGGGCCAAATGGGCATAGGGGGTCGGGCCATCGGCGCAAGGAAGGTAGAGGGGCGTATTAAGTTGAGGGACAGGCCGCCAGGGGGGATTTTGGAGAGTGTGCTCAAAAGTTGGAACCGGGTTGTTATTGTAGGCAGCATAAGCAATGTACGCTATGGCTTCATTCATTTTCAGGCTAACCGGAGTGGTGAGACGCTGATTGTTACGCCATAACTCGACGGTTTGGAGTAAATCTGTAAACGAGTCGGTAGCTTGAATAACCAAATGGGGTTCGGTAAAAGTTTGGGCCAGGCTGGGCGATTCTGCCAATACTGGCGTAGGCGAGTTAAGGGCTAGGGGCCACACCTTAAGATGCAGTTGATACGTTTTAGCGTTGAGATGATGGCAGGCAGGAATAGGTATAAAAATGGTGTCGGCCAGCGTATCGCCGGTTTCCCAGGCGCGGGCGGGATAGCGTCCATTGACAAAGTGGCCGCGCCAGCAGGCTGCCGGGCGACCGCCATCATCTTGCAGACAGAGTGAAACCAGAAAATCTTGGTTTACTTCTTTTTCAACTGTCCAGTAAAGCGTAACGGGCAGAGTATGACCGGCCGATGCCGTGGGGGCAACGTCGAAACCGGCCAGGGAGAAACCGGCAGGAAGTTGGGCGGCTTGGCGGTAGGTGATCGGCAGCTCAGCCGGCGGGGTGATGGTGATGGGGAGAGGAAGGTAATGGGGGAGGATGAAGAAGGATGGTTGCAGGATGAAGACACACAACAGGCCGTAGACGGTGAGCAGAAGGGAGAAGGGAGAGGTGAGAGAGGAGAAAGAGAAACCATTGCTTGATGCGGCGGATTGTTTTCTAAGGCGTAAATGGGCCAGGCCGAGAGCGACGAGGCAGGCAATGACGGGCAGGGCCGGATAAAGATGACGACCCTGGCCGGTGTCAATGGTGGCGCTGAGAACGTAGCGGGCTAGCAGGACAATGATAAAGAGAAACAAATGCAGGCAGAGGAGAACGGCTATTGGACGCGAGTGTAAAATGTAAAAAGCTGTGCGTAATGCGGGTAGCTTGGGGCCTGATTTGCTCCCCTGATTGCTTTTTTGGTAAATCTTGATTTTCCGGGTTAACCCGATCAGGGCCAGGAGCAAAAATAGAGTATACAGGATATAGACCCAGGGCGGGGTAAAAATTTGCATCCAGCCGTATTCAAACCAGAAAGAGCGATAGAGCAGGCCGAGCCATTCAAGCAGAGAGTAGGTGGCCGCGGGCGGCCGCACCGATTGGCCGGAAAACAGGCCGACCAGCCCCTCGGTGATTTGCGGCTCGCCCAACGAGGCGGCCAGGCCGGGTAAAAGGCCGAGGTCGTTGATGCGGTTGAAGCGGAGCAGGATGAAAACGAACCACGGGCCTGCGGTCAGCAGCAGAGCGATCAGGAAGGGGAGGAGTTTAGAGGAGAGAGAAAAGAGAAGAGAGAGGAGAGAGGAGAAGGGGACAGATCGTTGTGTTTCTCCTGCTACTCTGCTACCGGCTACCTTGCTACTTGCTACCCTGCTACCTGTCAAAAATATGAACAACGTGAAGAT
Protein-coding regions in this window:
- a CDS encoding glycosyltransferase family 39 protein, which encodes MSKIPGNTKYKIHLTLYLPLLLILFIFTMLTLYNSILLPLGEAADETDHVQYLRFVARTGHPPLSEIERDEAGYKGGLAPLYYWLTAWPIALVGEDTPPDIRRVDARPERHIPTDGLGINHVLHTLDEQWPWRGQILAWHLIRFLSLPMAWLTIIATYALTRRLLPEQKVIAVGAAAFVAFLPRFVISSAVINDDNLVFALVALLLLVQVIILQGDRRPATFALLGALFGLSLVAKYFSLILIPEIIFTLFIFLTGSRVASSKVAGSRVAGETQRSVPFSSLLSLLFSLSSKLLPFLIALLLTAGPWFVFILLRFNRINDLGLLPGLAASLGEPQITEGLVGLFSGQSVRPPAATYSLLEWLGLLYRSFWFEYGWMQIFTPPWVYILYTLFLLLALIGLTRKIKIYQKSNQGSKSGPKLPALRTAFYILHSRPIAVLLCLHLFLFIIVLLARYVLSATIDTGQGRHLYPALPVIACLVALGLAHLRLRKQSAASSNGFSFSSLTSPFSLLLTVYGLLCVFILQPSFFILPHYLPLPITITPPAELPITYRQAAQLPAGFSLAGFDVAPTASAGHTLPVTLYWTVEKEVNQDFLVSLCLQDDGGRPAACWRGHFVNGRYPARAWETGDTLADTIFIPIPACHHLNAKTYQLHLKVWPLALNSPTPVLAESPSLAQTFTEPHLVIQATDSFTDLLQTVELWRNNQRLTTPVSLKMNEAIAYIAYAAYNNNPVPTFEHTLQNPPWRPVPQLNTPLYLPCADGPTPYAHLAHFIAAPTLPNGTYQAVSDTFLPSLTLSLRDRVLAPLTSTLTFSHTLAPLSLQLSDQPSLDLGQISTSAPPPTPYSLLPSASPLPLTVRWQAHRWMADPLIISLKLLDKDFMVGGERVTVLGDRYPNVLWTPTEIVEETYSLQLEPDTPPGLYQLELSLLRQDKNLPDGFEYLPIINDQETLALQDTLRHNLYPLTLRLLDPAHDSPPPYPLSAQLGESIQLTGYDLLPKSEIVNLKSKIELALYWQNTDPIPADYTIFTQLLGPDGQVWAQWDNPPQAGRYPTTAWLKNDTVVDRYTLTLREGAPPGEYRLLVGMYDPAAGHRLPVTLAGQPQPDHAVQITTLLLTP
- a CDS encoding ATP-dependent 6-phosphofructokinase, whose protein sequence is MKTTVTPSLKNIAVMTGGGDAPGLNAVIRAVVITALNYGWQCYGIRDSYDGLLAPARYPNGGLIHLTREAVRGITHLGGTILGTTNKGNPFEYPMPGSDGQLQLKDRSDELIAAFKQHQLDVLVAIGGDGALSIAHTLSQKGLAVMGVPKTIDNDLAPTAVTFGFDTAVSFATECIDRLHATGHAHSRIMVVEVMGRHAGWIALHAGVAGTADAILIPEIPYDLNRVVAKIKARRQEGHHFSLAVVAEGARPTAGTVSMVERPGGVKRLGGIGQKVAEELQALTGQDARAVVLGHLLRGGTPTAFDRLISLRFGAAAVRGLAAGHRNVMVALDSPGVRYVPLAEATKQIKLVPLDSDLIQTARELGICLGD
- the galE gene encoding UDP-glucose 4-epimerase GalE, coding for MKVLVTGGAGYIGSIVAADLLRAGHTVTIFDSLIHGYRAAIPQEARFVQGDLLDEKALQQVLAEDNFEAVLHFAAFIEAGESMRQPGEYFGNNVTGSLNLIEAVVRHNVPRFVFSSTAGIYAGKDTPLTEDDPTGPANVYGQTKLMIEQILSWYHRLYGLRYAALRYFNAAGALPSGERGEAHEPETHLIPNILRVPLGQQEKFTLFGNDYPTPDGTCIRDYIHILDLSSAHLLALEALDKREKMIYNLGNGAGYSNLQVLETARRVTGHPIPTEFTPRRPGDAPALVADSSRIRQELGWTPQYPDLETIISHAWQWHKTHPQGYKT